A genomic region of Silurus meridionalis isolate SWU-2019-XX chromosome 7, ASM1480568v1, whole genome shotgun sequence contains the following coding sequences:
- the LOC124388566 gene encoding pancreatic secretory granule membrane major glycoprotein GP2-like, whose amino-acid sequence MCGSTLEKNSTHITFRNNVGTTDGMGVISHVSGLNIAFSCVYPLMQRISLSLGIEESVISKELSSVGFYQISMIPYIDSHFLHPYSGNVTLEVNQLMYIFMEVNQFNNNQTINNSQIALVLDNCWATPIDQIDSNIRWNLIINSCPNPADGTVAVLQNGVSTSSRFSFRMFTFTGLSNIIYLHCQVHLCLRDSENCTLPCI is encoded by the exons ATGTGTGGCTCAACTCTAGAG aaaaacagcacacacatcACCTTCAGAAATAATGTTGGGACGACTGATGGGATGGGTGTGATTAGCCACGTCAGTGGGCTCAACATCGCCTTTTCCTGTGTGTACCCACTCATGCAGAGAATCTCCTTGTCCCTAGGTATTGAAGAAAG TGTAATCAGCAAGGAACTGTCTTCTGTGGGCTTTTATCAAATCAGCATGATTCCATATATTGATTCTCATTTCCTGCATCCATACTCTGGCAATGTGACCCTGGAAGTGAACCAGctgatgtatatatttatggaaGTAAATCAGTTTAACAACAATCAGACAATCAACAACAGTCAGATCGCTCTTGTGCTGGACAACTGCTGGGCCACCCCCATCGATCAGATTGACTCCAACATCCGCTGGAACTTGATCATTAATAG TTGCCCGAACCCTGCTGATGGCACAGTGGCGGTGTTGCAGAACGGTGTCTCCACATCCAGTCGCTTCTCATTCAGAATGTTTACATTCACTGGCTTGTCCAACATCATCTACCTGCACTGCCAGGTCCATCTCTGTCTGCGGGACTCAGAAAACTGCACACTG CCCTGCATTTGA